The proteins below come from a single Chryseobacterium nepalense genomic window:
- a CDS encoding class I SAM-dependent methyltransferase: MKIKDHFLSQEIFEIKETETKGVYKTSPIPSNISKYYESEDYISHHQDSGSLKEKLYKFLQSFNLQYKKTILLDRIPKNSKVLDYGCGAGEFVKYIENDFEAFGFEPDSDARKAAAGKLSKAVILDDINFIDDHSLDAITLWHVFEHIENQDEMLEIFNRKLKEKGIVIIAVPNPTSYDAKHYKEYWAAYDVPRHIYHFTKKGMENLISKKPNWKLRKIKPLVLDSYYISMLSEKYQKSSIFWLKAAIYGTISNIKALFSNEFSSLIYIIEKK; the protein is encoded by the coding sequence ATGAAAATTAAAGATCATTTTCTTTCTCAGGAAATATTTGAAATCAAGGAAACAGAAACTAAGGGTGTTTATAAGACCTCCCCTATTCCATCTAACATTTCAAAATATTATGAAAGTGAAGATTATATTTCCCATCATCAGGATTCCGGTAGTCTGAAAGAAAAACTATACAAATTTTTACAATCATTCAACTTACAATATAAAAAAACAATATTGCTTGACAGAATTCCTAAAAATTCAAAAGTTTTGGATTACGGATGCGGTGCCGGCGAATTTGTAAAATATATAGAAAATGATTTTGAGGCGTTCGGATTTGAACCTGATTCCGATGCAAGAAAAGCAGCAGCAGGAAAATTATCTAAAGCTGTAATTTTAGATGATATTAATTTTATTGATGATCACAGTCTGGATGCCATTACCCTTTGGCATGTTTTCGAGCACATCGAAAATCAGGATGAAATGCTGGAAATATTTAACAGAAAATTGAAGGAAAAAGGAATTGTAATTATTGCCGTTCCCAACCCTACTTCCTATGATGCAAAACATTATAAAGAATATTGGGCCGCCTATGATGTACCACGCCACATTTATCATTTTACAAAAAAGGGGATGGAAAATCTCATCTCAAAAAAACCGAACTGGAAATTGAGAAAGATTAAACCTTTGGTTCTTGATTCCTATTATATCTCCATGTTAAGCGAAAAATATCAAAAATCTTCTATTTTTTGGCTAAAAGCAGCGATCTACGGAACGATTTCGAACATAAAAGCCCTTTTTTCAAACGAATTTTCGAGCTTGATATACATAATCGAAAAAAAGTAG
- the ybeY gene encoding rRNA maturation RNase YbeY, which translates to MIQFFYENLPETVDTNYKKWLEEIILSENKKLGEINYIFCNDEYLLKVNQDYLQHDYYTDIITFDYVKGRTISGEIFVSLQRISDNASNLSKDYEEELRRVLAHGVLHLSGYKDKSEEEEQLMRSKEDFYLAKYSN; encoded by the coding sequence ATGATACAATTCTTTTACGAAAACTTACCCGAAACAGTTGATACCAACTATAAGAAATGGCTGGAAGAAATCATTCTTTCAGAAAATAAGAAACTTGGCGAAATCAATTATATATTCTGTAACGACGAATATCTACTCAAAGTAAACCAGGATTATCTGCAACATGATTACTATACCGACATCATTACTTTCGACTATGTAAAAGGAAGAACGATAAGCGGGGAGATTTTCGTATCTTTGCAGCGCATTTCAGATAATGCTTCTAATCTGTCAAAAGATTATGAAGAAGAACTGAGAAGGGTTTTAGCACATGGTGTTCTTCACCTTTCAGGATATAAAGATAAATCGGAAGAAGAAGAACAGCTGATGCGAAGCAAAGAAGATTTTTATTTAGCAAAATACAGCAATTGA
- a CDS encoding S66 peptidase family protein gives MKKITFPKSLKEGDKIAIISPAGAVEPSQLEKGIEMIRNKGYEPVFGEHLYNSFSKGYNYAGTEKQRINDINWAFNDSEIAAIWASRGGYGCQHLLRSIHLKNFSENPKWYIGYSDNTVIQSYLLKKGFASIHGQTVKTSSFGVTDESYRLIFDILEGKTPHYVLESHHFNKMGSCEGQLIGGNLALVYALLGTDYSFKFKNRILFIEDIGENFYALDRMMMSLELGGVFKKIKGLIIGGMTNMGNEKENTAYNDSFDEFAYQLISERVSKYDFPVVFGFPNGHIKDNRPLIIGGNVNLKVENQVKIEFEK, from the coding sequence ATGAAAAAAATAACTTTCCCGAAATCATTAAAAGAAGGCGATAAAATAGCCATAATATCACCCGCAGGCGCAGTAGAACCGTCCCAGCTTGAAAAAGGCATAGAAATGATCCGGAATAAAGGTTATGAACCTGTTTTTGGAGAACATCTCTACAACAGCTTTTCGAAAGGTTACAATTATGCAGGAACGGAAAAACAAAGAATTAATGATATCAACTGGGCTTTTAATGACAGTGAAATAGCAGCTATTTGGGCATCAAGAGGAGGTTATGGCTGTCAGCATCTCCTCAGGAGCATTCACCTTAAAAACTTTTCCGAAAATCCGAAATGGTATATTGGATATTCCGATAATACTGTTATTCAAAGCTATTTATTGAAAAAAGGATTTGCATCTATTCATGGACAGACGGTAAAAACCTCAAGCTTTGGGGTAACAGATGAAAGCTACAGATTAATTTTTGATATTTTAGAGGGGAAAACGCCTCATTATGTCTTAGAATCTCATCATTTTAATAAAATGGGTTCCTGTGAGGGTCAATTGATTGGAGGTAATTTAGCACTGGTTTATGCGCTTTTGGGAACCGATTATTCATTTAAGTTTAAAAACAGAATCCTTTTTATTGAAGATATTGGTGAAAACTTTTATGCCTTAGATAGAATGATGATGAGTCTGGAACTGGGCGGCGTATTCAAAAAAATCAAAGGATTGATTATTGGTGGGATGACCAATATGGGAAATGAAAAAGAAAATACAGCGTACAATGACAGTTTTGATGAATTTGCTTATCAGCTCATTTCTGAAAGAGTTTCAAAGTATGATTTTCCTGTAGTTTTCGGATTTCCGAATGGTCATATTAAAGACAACAGACCTTTAATTATCGGAGGAAATGTGAACTTAAAGGTTGAGAATCAAGTTAAGATTGAGTTTGAAAAATAG
- the rnr gene encoding ribonuclease R, giving the protein MPKKRKYISQKNDHKLQEIGRLILRFMNENSTKVYNYKQIAEGIDYKNPRQRELVIQALHKLQATERIKEAEKGKYIVNLNIKGTLTGVIDFNQSGNAYVNVEGLEDDIFIHSKNVKDALQGDKVLIVTYTYKGKKLEGSVLEVLERGRTEFVGTLQVVAHKDFGFVVCDKKTINTDIFIPKGKFGGANDGDKVVVKMTEWKPGDKNPEGEIIQVLGAPGEHETEIHSILAEYGLPYQFPEEVERDADKIDRSINEAEVAKRWDMRGITTFTIDPKDAKDFDDALSIRKLENGNWEIGVHIADVSHYVVPGTILDDEAYQRATSVYLVDRVVPMLPEVLSNDVCSLRPNEDKFTFSAVFELDDDANIKKQWFGRTVIHSDRRFTYEEAQERIETKQGDLQEEINVLDKLAKIMRAERIRKGAITFDRSEVRFNLNENNEPVGVYFKISKDSNHLIEEFMLLANKKVSEFISLNKKGDITQNTFIYRVHDDPDPAKLESLRDFVSTFGYKMDLANSKKVAESLNRLLHDVKGKGEENMIETLAMRSMSKAVYSTEPIGHYGLGFDFYTHFTSPIRRYPDLIAHRLLQHYLDGGKSPNKAELEEKAKHCSSMERLAADAERDSIKFMQVKFMEKHLGETFTGVISGVAEFGFWVEIPENGAEGLIKLRDLVDDSYSYDAKTHAVYGMRHGKRYQLGDQVQIKVVKANLIQKQLDFKIVE; this is encoded by the coding sequence ATGCCAAAAAAAAGAAAATATATAAGTCAGAAAAATGATCATAAACTGCAGGAAATCGGGAGACTGATTCTGCGTTTTATGAATGAAAATTCAACGAAAGTCTATAATTACAAGCAGATTGCAGAAGGAATAGACTATAAAAATCCGAGACAGCGCGAGCTAGTCATCCAGGCGTTGCATAAGCTGCAGGCTACGGAAAGAATTAAAGAAGCCGAAAAAGGAAAATATATCGTTAATCTTAATATCAAAGGAACATTGACGGGAGTTATCGACTTTAACCAGTCCGGAAATGCCTATGTTAATGTTGAAGGTCTGGAAGATGACATCTTCATTCATTCCAAAAATGTGAAAGATGCCCTGCAAGGCGACAAAGTTTTAATTGTAACCTACACTTATAAAGGTAAAAAGCTGGAAGGTTCCGTTCTGGAAGTTCTTGAGAGAGGTAGAACAGAATTTGTAGGAACGCTTCAGGTAGTTGCTCATAAAGATTTCGGATTTGTGGTTTGTGATAAAAAGACCATCAATACTGATATTTTTATTCCGAAAGGAAAATTTGGAGGTGCTAATGATGGTGATAAGGTTGTCGTAAAAATGACCGAGTGGAAACCCGGCGATAAAAATCCGGAAGGAGAAATTATCCAGGTACTGGGAGCTCCGGGTGAGCATGAAACAGAAATTCACTCTATTCTTGCTGAATACGGGCTGCCATACCAGTTTCCTGAAGAAGTAGAAAGAGATGCCGACAAAATAGACAGAAGTATTAATGAAGCTGAAGTGGCAAAACGCTGGGATATGCGTGGGATTACAACTTTTACCATCGACCCTAAAGATGCCAAAGATTTTGATGATGCGCTTTCCATCAGAAAACTGGAAAACGGAAACTGGGAAATCGGGGTTCATATTGCTGATGTATCACATTATGTGGTTCCCGGAACAATTCTGGATGATGAAGCGTATCAGAGAGCAACCTCCGTTTACCTTGTAGACCGCGTTGTACCCATGCTTCCGGAAGTGCTGAGTAATGATGTCTGTTCTCTTCGTCCGAATGAAGACAAATTTACTTTTTCAGCGGTTTTCGAATTAGATGATGATGCTAATATCAAAAAGCAATGGTTCGGAAGAACGGTGATCCATTCTGACAGAAGATTCACGTATGAGGAAGCTCAGGAAAGAATCGAAACAAAGCAAGGTGATCTGCAGGAAGAAATTAATGTGCTGGATAAGCTGGCAAAAATCATGCGTGCAGAACGAATCAGGAAAGGAGCAATTACCTTCGACAGAAGCGAAGTGCGGTTCAATCTTAATGAAAATAACGAACCGGTTGGTGTATATTTTAAAATCAGTAAAGATTCAAATCACCTGATTGAAGAGTTTATGCTGCTTGCCAATAAAAAAGTTTCGGAATTTATTTCCCTGAACAAAAAAGGAGATATTACCCAAAATACTTTTATATACAGGGTTCACGACGATCCGGATCCTGCAAAACTGGAATCGTTGAGAGATTTTGTATCCACTTTCGGATATAAAATGGATCTTGCCAACAGTAAGAAAGTAGCCGAATCTTTGAATAGATTATTGCATGATGTAAAAGGTAAAGGCGAAGAAAATATGATTGAAACGCTTGCCATGAGAAGCATGAGCAAAGCGGTCTATTCTACGGAACCTATTGGTCACTACGGACTTGGTTTCGATTTTTACACACACTTTACCTCGCCTATCCGTCGTTATCCGGATCTTATTGCCCATCGTTTACTTCAGCATTATCTGGACGGAGGAAAATCCCCAAACAAAGCCGAGCTCGAAGAAAAAGCAAAACACTGCAGTTCCATGGAACGCTTAGCGGCAGATGCGGAAAGGGATTCCATTAAATTCATGCAGGTGAAATTTATGGAAAAACATCTTGGAGAAACTTTTACAGGCGTAATTTCAGGAGTAGCGGAATTTGGTTTTTGGGTGGAAATTCCTGAAAACGGTGCGGAAGGCTTAATTAAACTAAGAGATCTTGTGGATGATTCCTACTCATATGATGCCAAAACGCACGCCGTGTATGGTATGAGACACGGAAAGCGTTATCAGCTGGGAGACCAGGTACAAATCAAAGTAGTGAAGGCAAACCTTATCCAGAAACAGCTTGATTTTAAGATTGTAGAGTAA
- a CDS encoding phosphoglycerate kinase, which translates to MKTINDFNFNGKKALVRVDFNVPQDDQLKVTDNTRIVAVKPTVDKILQDGGAVILMAHLGRPKGEVKDEFSLKHIVEEVSHVLGHQVKFVDECVGEKAEQAAQNLNAGEILLLENLRFHKEEEKGDEAFAESLSKLGDAYVNDAFGTAHRAHASTAVIAKFFPSTKFFGLLMAKELQAIDKVLKSGERPVTAILGGSKVSTKITIIENMLPAVDNLIIGGGMAFTFIKALGGKIGNSLVEEDKLPLALEILGKAKEHKVKVYLPSDTIIAESFSNDAERKEADIYSIPEGWMGLDAGPKSRDQFNDVLLDSRTILWNGPIGVFEMSNFAAGTVALGDSIAEATRQGAFSLVGGGDSVAFVKQFGYGEKVSYVSTGGGAMLESLEGLELPGVAAINQ; encoded by the coding sequence ATGAAAACAATCAATGATTTCAATTTTAACGGTAAGAAAGCACTAGTAAGGGTAGATTTCAACGTTCCTCAGGATGACCAGCTGAAAGTTACAGATAATACCCGTATAGTAGCCGTAAAACCTACAGTGGATAAGATCCTGCAGGACGGTGGAGCTGTGATTCTTATGGCACACCTTGGAAGACCAAAAGGAGAGGTGAAAGATGAATTTTCACTAAAACATATTGTAGAAGAAGTATCTCATGTTTTAGGCCATCAGGTAAAATTTGTTGATGAATGTGTAGGAGAGAAAGCTGAACAGGCAGCACAAAATCTTAATGCCGGTGAAATTCTTTTACTGGAAAATTTACGTTTTCATAAAGAGGAAGAAAAAGGAGATGAGGCTTTTGCGGAAAGTCTTTCAAAACTGGGTGATGCGTACGTGAATGATGCTTTTGGAACCGCACACAGAGCACACGCTTCTACAGCTGTAATCGCTAAATTTTTCCCTTCAACTAAATTTTTCGGTTTATTGATGGCTAAAGAACTTCAGGCGATTGATAAGGTTCTAAAATCTGGCGAACGTCCTGTAACTGCGATACTTGGAGGATCTAAAGTTTCTACTAAAATTACAATTATTGAAAACATGTTGCCGGCGGTAGATAATCTGATTATTGGTGGCGGTATGGCTTTTACATTTATTAAAGCACTTGGTGGTAAGATAGGGAATTCTCTTGTAGAGGAAGATAAACTACCATTGGCGTTGGAAATTTTAGGTAAAGCCAAAGAACATAAAGTGAAAGTTTATCTGCCATCTGATACCATTATTGCAGAAAGTTTCAGCAATGATGCCGAAAGAAAAGAAGCAGATATATATTCTATCCCTGAAGGATGGATGGGTCTTGATGCGGGACCAAAATCAAGAGATCAGTTTAATGATGTACTGCTGGATTCAAGAACAATTTTATGGAACGGACCGATCGGTGTTTTTGAAATGTCGAATTTTGCTGCAGGAACTGTTGCTTTAGGAGACAGTATTGCTGAAGCGACAAGACAGGGAGCTTTCTCATTAGTTGGAGGGGGAGACAGTGTTGCATTTGTAAAGCAATTCGGATATGGTGAGAAAGTAAGCTATGTTTCTACCGGTGGTGGTGCAATGCTTGAAAGTCTTGAAGGTTTGGAGCTTCCCGGAGTGGCTGCAATTAATCAATAA
- a CDS encoding LysE family translocator codes for MFELILSAIVLGFMLSLVFIGPIFFLLIETSFSRGPKHALALDIGVISADLLCILAAYYASADIVTLIDKHPGFYRITAILIFVYGVVMMVTRTKMHIPGEEKFISQNYFKTFMNGFFFNLLNVGVILFWLVTVISVRNQYPDTGNFILYIGVVIATYLCIDLAKIFLAKQFHDKLTQKLANRIRRIVGGILIIFSFFIFLQSFKKFNQFDKRLEEAEKTEVKYHREK; via the coding sequence ATGTTTGAACTTATATTATCTGCCATCGTATTAGGATTCATGCTGAGCCTGGTTTTTATAGGACCTATTTTTTTCCTTCTAATAGAAACCAGCTTTTCCAGAGGACCAAAACACGCATTAGCTTTGGATATCGGAGTAATCTCTGCAGATCTTCTCTGTATTCTCGCAGCCTACTATGCAAGTGCCGATATTGTAACTTTAATTGATAAGCATCCGGGTTTTTACAGGATCACAGCCATTCTCATCTTTGTCTATGGTGTAGTAATGATGGTGACGAGGACCAAAATGCATATTCCGGGAGAAGAGAAATTCATCAGTCAGAATTATTTTAAAACGTTTATGAATGGTTTTTTCTTTAATCTCCTTAATGTGGGGGTCATTCTTTTCTGGCTGGTAACGGTAATCTCAGTAAGAAATCAGTATCCCGATACCGGCAATTTTATTCTATACATCGGTGTCGTGATTGCTACCTATTTATGTATTGATCTGGCTAAAATTTTTCTCGCCAAACAGTTTCATGATAAGCTCACACAGAAACTTGCCAACAGAATAAGAAGAATTGTTGGCGGAATTCTCATTATCTTCAGTTTCTTTATTTTTTTACAAAGCTTTAAAAAATTCAATCAGTTCGATAAAAGGCTGGAAGAAGCCGAAAAAACCGAAGTAAAATATCACAGAGAAAAATGA
- the mnmG gene encoding tRNA uridine-5-carboxymethylaminomethyl(34) synthesis enzyme MnmG, with the protein MISEIYDVIVVGAGHAGCEAAAAAANLGSKTLLITMNMQTIGQMSCNPAMGGIAKGQIVREIDAMGGYSGIVADKSAIQFKMLNLSKGPAMWSPRTQNDRMLFAEEWRLALENTPNLDFFQDMVKQLIVENNKVTGVVTSLGIEIKAHSVVLTNGTFLNGLIHVGDKQLGGGRMGEPRAFGITEQLVSLGFEAGRMKTGTPPRVDGRSLDYSKMEEQKGDENPQKFSYLDTPKLTKQLSCHIVYTNETVHDILREGFDRSPMFNGTIQSLGPRYCPSIEDKINRFAERNRHQLFVEPEGWKTVEIYVNGFSSSLPEDVQIKAMKHIPGFENVKVFRPGYAIEYDYFPPTQLKHTLETKLIDNLYFAGQINGTTGYEEAAGQGLIAGINAHNKVHEKEEFILNRDEAYIGVLIDDLITKGTEEPYRMFTSRAEYRLLLRQDNADIRLTQKAFELGLAKEERLKRVEEKVAQSQELESFLKETSLKPGMINPILETIESSPVDQAYRAAQILTRPNMTLEKLENIEAIRENASKYDDEVREQAEINIKYKGYIEKEKENVAKLNRLENIKIPEDFDYTKISSLSAEAKQKMSNVRPKTIAQAGRISGVSPADINVLLVYLGR; encoded by the coding sequence ATGATTTCAGAAATATATGATGTAATTGTAGTTGGTGCAGGTCATGCAGGATGTGAAGCCGCCGCTGCAGCAGCCAATCTCGGATCGAAAACATTGCTTATTACAATGAATATGCAGACGATCGGACAAATGAGCTGCAACCCCGCAATGGGCGGTATCGCCAAAGGACAAATCGTTCGTGAGATTGACGCAATGGGAGGTTACTCCGGAATTGTAGCGGATAAATCTGCCATACAGTTTAAAATGCTTAATCTTTCGAAAGGTCCTGCCATGTGGTCTCCAAGAACACAAAACGACAGAATGCTATTCGCAGAGGAATGGCGTTTGGCCTTAGAGAATACACCGAATCTGGATTTCTTTCAGGATATGGTGAAACAGCTTATCGTGGAGAATAATAAAGTAACAGGTGTAGTTACTTCATTGGGAATTGAAATCAAAGCTCATTCTGTTGTTCTTACCAATGGTACTTTTCTCAATGGATTAATACATGTTGGAGACAAACAACTAGGAGGAGGAAGAATGGGCGAACCAAGAGCTTTCGGTATTACGGAACAGCTTGTCTCTTTAGGTTTTGAAGCCGGAAGAATGAAAACCGGTACTCCACCGCGTGTAGATGGAAGAAGCCTGGATTATTCTAAAATGGAAGAACAGAAAGGGGACGAAAACCCTCAAAAATTCAGCTATTTAGATACTCCTAAATTAACCAAACAATTAAGCTGTCATATTGTTTATACCAACGAAACAGTACATGATATTTTACGTGAAGGATTCGACAGAAGTCCAATGTTCAACGGTACCATTCAGAGTTTGGGACCAAGATACTGTCCGAGTATCGAAGATAAAATCAACCGTTTTGCAGAAAGAAATAGACACCAGCTGTTCGTAGAACCGGAAGGTTGGAAAACAGTAGAAATTTATGTTAACGGATTTAGTTCTTCCCTTCCGGAAGATGTACAAATTAAAGCAATGAAACATATTCCGGGCTTTGAAAATGTAAAAGTTTTCCGTCCCGGCTATGCTATTGAATATGACTACTTCCCTCCTACCCAATTAAAGCATACCTTAGAAACAAAATTGATCGACAATCTGTATTTTGCAGGGCAGATCAACGGAACAACCGGCTATGAAGAAGCTGCAGGACAAGGGCTAATTGCAGGGATCAATGCCCACAATAAAGTACACGAAAAAGAAGAATTCATTCTTAACAGAGATGAAGCATATATTGGTGTTTTAATTGATGATTTAATTACAAAAGGTACGGAAGAACCTTACAGAATGTTTACTTCAAGAGCTGAATACAGGCTATTGCTGAGACAGGATAATGCAGACATCAGATTAACACAAAAAGCATTTGAATTAGGATTAGCAAAAGAAGAACGTTTAAAAAGAGTTGAAGAGAAAGTTGCTCAAAGCCAAGAACTTGAAAGCTTCCTTAAAGAAACTTCTTTAAAACCGGGAATGATTAATCCTATCCTGGAAACTATTGAAAGCAGCCCGGTAGATCAGGCATACAGAGCAGCCCAAATTCTTACAAGACCCAATATGACCCTGGAAAAGCTTGAAAATATTGAAGCCATCAGAGAAAATGCATCTAAATATGATGACGAAGTAAGAGAACAAGCTGAAATTAACATTAAGTATAAAGGCTATATTGAAAAGGAAAAAGAAAATGTAGCCAAACTAAACAGACTGGAAAACATTAAAATTCCAGAAGATTTTGATTACACTAAAATATCAAGTCTTTCTGCTGAAGCCAAACAAAAAATGTCTAATGTACGACCAAAAACGATTGCTCAGGCAGGAAGAATCAGTGGTGTTTCACCGGCTGATATCAACGTTTTACTGGTCTATTTGGGACGTTAA
- a CDS encoding patatin-like phospholipase family protein, with amino-acid sequence MRKLLILLLVFQLFLIRSQVKKDLVIPKNPRIGLSLAGGGAKGFSHVGVLKVLDSLGVKVDYIAGTSMGAIVGGLYASGYSGKEIEKIVMDTDFYSLIMDPKATRQETTFFNKSVDKYLLTIPLKNGKITLPSSISTGQKNVYLLKELFKNVSNIDDFSKLPIPFMCVATNLESGNMQIFEKGDLVQSIMASSAFPSLMDPVKIGDSIYIDGAMTVNYPSKPLKDKGIDIVIGVDLNQDLSKREDLGNIISILNQVIDFGIKKDTRRQYKFTDINIKPNLTGMTATSYDEKKKILDSGYAEGLKYSKILDELPKRPFDRLRQHINPIYSNVYKIDSVAIEGGRIYGKNYVLGKMGLRLPSLQTYGSINKKIDKLVATNNYKFINYDIISENDVNYLKLYVTEDNSRHFLKFGLHYDEIFKTGLLVNYSAKRLLFRNSNLSLDVIVGDKPRYYLNYFIDNGYIPGFGIYSSGMSFDLKDINNYEVDQWMWLRNEAYIQSIWRDKFAVGAGISHDYFEAEANGTNKRYNRFLNPYVFLKSDTQNDKDFPTRGIYINAEGKVIDLMKSEVEKRLVQIKADIRINIPLSKQFAYRLNLYGGITLGENLPQFYQYRLGGIFEQNIVNFRSFPGFYFGQLNSNNVILICNDLQFKFNKNYFISGNFSFANLSDDISFEDAVKLNYSSLGVTAGYKSPFGQIKINFSHSLKNNQKGIFSVILGHWF; translated from the coding sequence ATGAGAAAGCTCCTGATTCTTTTATTAGTATTCCAATTATTTTTGATCCGGTCTCAGGTGAAAAAAGATCTGGTGATTCCTAAAAATCCAAGAATAGGATTATCACTTGCAGGAGGAGGAGCTAAAGGATTTTCTCATGTGGGAGTACTTAAAGTACTGGATTCGTTAGGCGTAAAGGTTGATTACATTGCCGGAACCAGTATGGGAGCAATTGTAGGCGGTTTATATGCTTCAGGATATTCCGGGAAAGAAATAGAAAAAATTGTGATGGATACGGATTTCTATTCATTAATCATGGATCCTAAAGCCACAAGACAGGAAACTACTTTTTTCAATAAATCAGTTGATAAATATCTTCTCACCATTCCTCTGAAAAACGGTAAAATTACCCTTCCCTCCTCCATTAGTACCGGCCAGAAAAATGTTTATCTTTTAAAAGAGCTTTTTAAAAATGTTTCCAATATTGATGATTTTTCAAAGTTGCCGATTCCTTTTATGTGTGTAGCTACTAATCTTGAAAGTGGAAACATGCAGATTTTTGAAAAAGGAGATCTGGTACAGTCTATCATGGCCAGCTCAGCATTTCCTTCGTTGATGGATCCCGTAAAAATTGGAGACAGCATTTACATCGACGGCGCGATGACGGTAAATTATCCTTCAAAACCGCTAAAAGATAAAGGCATTGATATAGTAATCGGAGTAGATCTCAACCAGGATTTATCCAAAAGAGAAGATCTTGGGAATATCATTTCCATACTGAATCAGGTCATTGATTTCGGAATTAAAAAAGATACCAGAAGACAATATAAATTCACAGATATCAATATCAAACCAAACCTTACCGGAATGACTGCTACAAGTTATGATGAAAAGAAAAAAATTCTTGACAGCGGTTACGCGGAAGGACTGAAATATTCCAAAATTCTGGATGAATTGCCAAAACGTCCGTTTGACCGTCTCAGACAGCACATAAATCCCATATATTCCAATGTCTATAAAATAGATAGCGTTGCAATAGAAGGAGGCCGAATTTACGGGAAAAACTACGTTCTCGGGAAGATGGGACTTCGCCTTCCGTCCCTTCAGACTTACGGAAGCATTAATAAAAAAATAGATAAGCTGGTCGCTACGAATAATTATAAATTTATTAATTACGATATCATCTCTGAAAATGATGTCAACTACCTGAAATTATATGTCACTGAGGACAATTCACGCCACTTTCTTAAATTCGGGCTGCATTACGACGAAATTTTCAAAACCGGGCTTCTTGTTAACTATTCTGCGAAACGTCTTTTATTCAGAAATTCAAACCTATCGCTGGATGTTATTGTGGGCGATAAACCAAGATATTATCTGAATTATTTTATTGACAACGGATATATTCCGGGATTCGGGATCTATTCGTCAGGAATGAGTTTTGATTTGAAGGACATCAACAATTATGAAGTAGATCAATGGATGTGGTTGCGTAATGAAGCGTATATTCAATCTATCTGGAGAGATAAATTTGCAGTGGGCGCAGGAATCAGCCATGATTATTTTGAAGCGGAAGCCAATGGAACCAATAAACGTTATAACCGCTTCCTGAATCCTTATGTATTTCTGAAAAGTGATACCCAGAATGATAAAGACTTCCCTACCCGCGGTATTTACATTAATGCAGAAGGTAAAGTAATCGATCTGATGAAATCGGAAGTTGAAAAAAGACTGGTCCAGATAAAAGCCGACATCAGAATCAATATCCCGCTTTCCAAACAATTTGCTTATCGCCTTAATCTTTATGGCGGAATTACATTAGGGGAAAATCTGCCTCAGTTTTATCAGTACAGACTTGGTGGTATCTTTGAGCAGAATATCGTTAATTTCAGAAGCTTTCCCGGGTTTTACTTCGGGCAGCTGAACAGCAATAATGTGATTTTGATTTGTAATGATCTTCAATTTAAATTCAATAAGAACTACTTCATCAGCGGAAACTTCTCCTTTGCGAATCTCTCGGATGATATAAGCTTTGAAGATGCAGTAAAACTAAATTACAGCTCTTTAGGAGTTACCGCTGGTTACAAATCTCCATTCGGACAGATTAAAATAAACTTCAGTCACTCTCTCAAAAATAATCAAAAAGGCATATTCAGTGTAATTTTAGGACACTGGTTTTAA
- the rpiB gene encoding ribose 5-phosphate isomerase B: MKRKIAIAADHAGFEYKEIVKNYLSENFEVQDFGTFSTDSVDYPDFVHPAATSVENGENELGILFCGSGNGVQITANKHQKIRCALCWMPEIASLARQHNDANMISIPARFISKELTIEIVDKFLSTDFEGGRHQNRVDKIAYC, from the coding sequence ATGAAAAGAAAAATTGCCATTGCCGCAGACCATGCGGGCTTCGAATATAAAGAAATTGTTAAAAACTATTTGTCAGAAAACTTTGAAGTTCAAGATTTTGGAACGTTTTCCACAGACAGTGTGGATTATCCGGACTTTGTGCATCCCGCAGCAACTTCGGTAGAAAACGGAGAAAATGAGCTTGGAATTTTATTCTGCGGAAGCGGAAACGGAGTTCAAATCACAGCCAACAAACATCAAAAAATCCGTTGCGCCCTTTGCTGGATGCCGGAGATCGCTTCATTGGCAAGACAGCATAATGATGCGAATATGATTTCCATTCCTGCAAGATTCATTTCTAAAGAATTAACAATAGAAATCGTAGATAAATTTCTCTCAACGGACTTCGAAGGCGGAAGACATCAAAACAGAGTTGATAAAATCGCATACTGCTAA